Proteins encoded within one genomic window of Streptomyces taklimakanensis:
- a CDS encoding ABC transporter substrate-binding protein, with translation MFQQARRRRTRVAAAGMAALALLATACSQSGGSGGGKDETLVVFTGQAGDYQANFNPFSPTLNEGPGTIFESLFYFNQVRDEPAKPLLGTEYSWNDDGTELSITLRDGVTWSDGEKFTADDVVFTLNMITKHKAMNGTGYEGRAEAVDDTHVKITFDEPSYMEGPQILGKVFIVPEHIWKDFENPATNTVTKPVGTGPYTLADFKGQAFTLRSNPDYWDGEPALKQVRYIALSGNQAGADALKAKKIDWQTGPVPDMRNVEENYPGYKAVTVPLNQTVLITCSNAELGCEGPQTDPAVRRAIYYALDRTQINSLAFQDTGSQISPGFVPVESGKEIISGKLKESLAPMEPDVSEATRILEEAGYTKGSDGVYAKDGRKLALTVRVVSGWTDYITAVDTMAEQLKKAGIKLTAQQSSWNEWSEARGQGDYELVIDALYPGPTPDPYYTYSYFFGTETTARVGEAANPNFARYSNPEVDKALRELKKASPEATGKRQAQYDVIQTELEEDMPYIPVLTAGTTSQYHDAKFDGWPTEYNLHAVPAVWSRPDQAQIYKALKPAGE, from the coding sequence ATGTTCCAGCAAGCAAGACGCCGTCGTACGCGCGTCGCGGCGGCCGGGATGGCCGCGCTCGCCCTGCTGGCCACGGCCTGTTCGCAGTCGGGCGGCAGCGGCGGAGGCAAGGACGAGACCCTCGTGGTCTTCACGGGGCAGGCGGGCGACTACCAGGCCAACTTCAACCCCTTCTCGCCGACCCTCAACGAGGGGCCGGGCACCATCTTCGAGTCGCTCTTCTACTTCAACCAGGTCCGCGACGAACCCGCCAAGCCGCTGCTGGGGACGGAGTACTCCTGGAACGACGACGGCACCGAGCTGTCGATCACCCTCCGGGACGGGGTCACGTGGTCGGACGGCGAGAAGTTCACCGCCGACGACGTCGTCTTCACGCTGAACATGATCACCAAGCACAAGGCGATGAACGGCACCGGCTACGAGGGCAGGGCCGAGGCCGTCGACGACACCCACGTCAAGATCACCTTCGACGAGCCCTCCTACATGGAGGGCCCACAGATCCTCGGCAAGGTCTTCATCGTCCCCGAGCACATCTGGAAGGACTTCGAGAACCCCGCCACGAACACCGTCACCAAGCCCGTCGGCACCGGGCCGTACACGCTGGCCGACTTCAAGGGACAGGCCTTCACCCTCAGGTCCAACCCCGACTACTGGGACGGTGAGCCCGCCCTCAAGCAGGTCCGCTACATCGCCCTGTCGGGCAACCAGGCCGGCGCCGACGCCCTGAAGGCGAAGAAGATCGACTGGCAGACCGGCCCCGTCCCGGACATGAGGAACGTCGAGGAGAACTACCCCGGCTACAAGGCCGTCACGGTCCCGCTGAACCAGACGGTCCTGATCACCTGCTCCAACGCCGAACTGGGCTGTGAGGGACCGCAGACGGACCCGGCGGTGCGCAGGGCGATCTACTACGCCCTGGACCGCACCCAGATCAACTCCCTGGCCTTCCAGGACACCGGCAGCCAGATCTCCCCCGGGTTCGTGCCGGTGGAGAGCGGCAAGGAGATCATCTCCGGCAAGCTGAAGGAGAGCCTGGCCCCGATGGAGCCCGACGTCTCCGAGGCCACGCGGATCCTGGAGGAGGCCGGCTACACCAAGGGCTCGGACGGCGTCTACGCCAAGGACGGCCGGAAGCTCGCGCTGACGGTCCGGGTCGTCTCCGGTTGGACCGACTACATCACCGCCGTCGACACCATGGCCGAGCAGTTGAAGAAGGCCGGCATCAAGCTGACCGCCCAGCAGTCCTCCTGGAACGAGTGGTCCGAGGCCCGCGGCCAGGGCGACTACGAGCTGGTGATCGACGCGCTGTACCCGGGCCCCACCCCCGACCCGTACTACACCTACAGCTACTTCTTCGGCACCGAGACCACCGCCAGGGTCGGGGAGGCGGCGAACCCGAACTTCGCCCGCTACAGCAACCCCGAGGTCGACAAGGCGCTCCGGGAGCTCAAGAAGGCCTCCCCCGAGGCGACCGGCAAGCGGCAGGCGCAGTACGACGTCATCCAGACCGAGCTGGAGGAGGACATGCCCTACATCCCCGTCCTCACCGCCGGCACCACCAGCCAGTACCACGACGCGAAGTTCGACGGCTGGCCGACGGAGTACAACCTCCACGCCGTACCGGCGGTGTGGAGCCGCCCCGACCAGGCGCAGATCTACAAGGCGTTGAAGCCGGCCGGCGAGTGA